Proteins encoded within one genomic window of Variovorax sp. OAS795:
- a CDS encoding PD-(D/E)XK nuclease family protein: MRVTFGLRLDERQGPADHAHFMAPQVGRQGLLGLLETYLGLSGPEVPHAARVAAYLGFLVKANDGQRFYSLSLKADDVGTAAMLLQWRDEWYLAGWAGNALDTSPKKLQDMAVTEALADGAMSPGEGERLNQVVTMLRAGNRIPVASVQLVEDISLYPFAWRQVLGLLEVHAAPPMNATARGDLGRLQGMVVNAVETGRVAETFELAGDGSFRVAQARSCEMAEHWLSAICRAEEADRLVLCEEGGDALDATLSATGGSACGFGAPSDLRPALQTIGLALETCWTPVDVPRMMEFLVHPISPLGFAAGRALARALADKPGIGSDSWEAAKAVTAETEKGKEVLADVAFWLEGDRWTREEGAPVGHLAARAVRIGDLLTRLVLASGDEPTGASSAIGQCKAVIAGLEEFQRQGIERLGPRQIEQLLAESTPGGATNPHATSQVGCLKSAVTAAVCNIEPVAEVVWWMPSTPALPHPHPWSQAEVAALGMLGLELRDPAAELAALSKQWLRPLLAATKRFVLVLPPPGREEHPVWQLIKQLAPGVKADSIDRELHNLELAALAPVVPRVRLTAADQFIELGRPIASRREKQSFSNLNDIFNNPALAVLKDVASLRTGTVLSVAEGNQLLGTLGHRVIEKLFQQPGTLAWSAEQATAWFNDMVDPLLTAEGAPLLMPGESLKLHRFKHICRKAVCTLLAHLQRAGALRVRTELELDGTFAGHPFVAKLDMLVDLPEDRTALLDLKWSRAKNYKDVLRTGRYLQLALYAGVVREHFKALPATVGYFIFDGAELMVTQGGVFPNETVVAAKSGVPASLEAILALAIATWKWRQAQWAEGKVEWVDKRFGKLAELGEAGTLALEEVGRYDGDHLVLLGAWEE, translated from the coding sequence ATGAGGGTGACATTCGGATTGAGGCTTGATGAGCGTCAGGGCCCTGCTGACCATGCGCACTTCATGGCGCCGCAGGTGGGACGCCAGGGACTCCTGGGCTTGCTGGAAACGTACCTGGGCCTGTCCGGTCCCGAGGTGCCGCACGCGGCGCGGGTCGCCGCCTATCTTGGCTTTCTCGTCAAGGCGAATGATGGGCAGCGCTTCTACTCGCTCTCGCTCAAGGCCGACGATGTCGGCACCGCAGCAATGCTCCTTCAATGGCGCGACGAGTGGTACTTGGCCGGCTGGGCCGGCAATGCCCTGGATACCTCGCCCAAGAAGCTTCAGGACATGGCCGTTACCGAGGCCCTCGCCGACGGCGCTATGTCGCCGGGCGAAGGCGAGCGCTTGAACCAAGTGGTGACGATGCTGCGTGCTGGCAACCGAATCCCGGTGGCCAGCGTCCAACTCGTCGAAGACATTTCTCTCTATCCCTTCGCTTGGCGCCAAGTGCTGGGACTCCTGGAAGTCCATGCAGCGCCGCCCATGAATGCCACCGCGCGGGGCGACCTCGGACGGCTCCAGGGCATGGTTGTGAACGCGGTCGAGACCGGGCGCGTGGCCGAAACGTTTGAGCTTGCAGGTGACGGCAGCTTCCGCGTTGCGCAGGCACGGTCTTGCGAAATGGCGGAGCACTGGCTGAGCGCAATCTGTCGTGCCGAGGAGGCCGACCGGCTGGTTCTTTGCGAGGAGGGCGGCGACGCACTCGACGCCACGTTGTCGGCAACCGGCGGTTCGGCCTGCGGGTTTGGCGCACCGAGTGACCTGCGGCCGGCGCTGCAGACCATCGGGTTGGCGCTGGAAACGTGCTGGACCCCAGTCGATGTCCCTCGCATGATGGAATTCCTGGTCCATCCCATCTCTCCGCTCGGTTTCGCGGCGGGCCGCGCACTGGCGAGAGCGCTTGCGGACAAGCCCGGCATTGGCAGCGACAGCTGGGAAGCAGCCAAGGCGGTCACTGCGGAAACCGAGAAGGGAAAGGAAGTTCTGGCGGACGTTGCCTTCTGGCTCGAAGGAGACCGCTGGACCCGCGAGGAGGGCGCACCGGTCGGACACCTGGCGGCGCGCGCTGTGCGCATCGGCGACCTCCTCACCCGGCTCGTGCTCGCCTCGGGCGACGAGCCGACCGGCGCGAGTTCGGCCATCGGGCAGTGCAAGGCGGTCATCGCCGGGCTGGAAGAGTTTCAGCGCCAGGGCATCGAACGCCTGGGCCCGCGGCAAATCGAGCAACTGCTCGCGGAGTCGACCCCTGGCGGCGCCACCAATCCGCATGCGACCTCGCAGGTGGGCTGCCTGAAATCCGCAGTCACTGCCGCGGTTTGCAACATCGAACCGGTGGCCGAGGTGGTCTGGTGGATGCCCTCCACGCCGGCGCTGCCGCACCCGCATCCCTGGTCACAAGCGGAGGTTGCCGCGCTGGGCATGCTTGGCCTCGAGCTGCGGGACCCGGCCGCGGAACTGGCCGCACTTTCGAAGCAGTGGCTGCGCCCCCTCCTTGCTGCCACGAAGCGATTCGTGCTGGTCCTGCCGCCGCCCGGCCGCGAAGAACACCCCGTCTGGCAGCTCATCAAGCAGCTCGCTCCTGGCGTCAAGGCCGACAGCATCGACCGGGAACTTCACAATCTGGAGCTGGCAGCGCTGGCGCCGGTCGTGCCGCGCGTGCGACTGACTGCAGCTGACCAGTTCATCGAGTTGGGCAGACCCATCGCGAGTCGACGGGAAAAGCAGTCCTTCTCGAACCTCAATGACATCTTCAACAACCCGGCACTCGCAGTGCTGAAGGATGTCGCCAGCCTTCGCACAGGCACGGTCCTGAGCGTCGCGGAAGGCAACCAACTCCTGGGCACGCTGGGCCACCGAGTGATCGAGAAGCTGTTCCAGCAGCCTGGGACCCTGGCATGGAGTGCCGAACAGGCGACGGCCTGGTTCAACGACATGGTCGACCCGCTCCTCACAGCCGAAGGGGCGCCGCTCCTCATGCCGGGAGAGTCGCTGAAGCTCCACCGCTTCAAGCACATCTGCCGCAAAGCCGTCTGCACGCTCTTGGCCCACCTTCAGCGGGCCGGCGCGCTTCGCGTGCGCACCGAGCTCGAACTCGACGGCACGTTTGCCGGGCATCCGTTCGTGGCCAAGCTCGACATGCTGGTCGACCTTCCCGAGGACCGCACGGCGCTGCTGGACCTGAAATGGAGTCGCGCCAAGAACTACAAGGATGTGCTGCGCACGGGCCGCTACCTGCAGCTGGCGCTCTATGCCGGCGTGGTGCGGGAACACTTCAAGGCGCTGCCGGCGACGGTGGGCTACTTCATCTTCGACGGTGCCGAGCTCATGGTCACCCAGGGCGGCGTTTTCCCGAACGAGACAGTGGTGGCCGCGAAGAGCGGCGTGCCCGCGTCGCTCGAAGCCATCCTGGCGCTGGCGATTGCCACGTGGAAGTGGCGACAGGCCCAGTGGGCCGAAGGCAAGGTCGAGTGGGTCGACAAGCGTTTCGGCAAGCTGGCCGAACTGGGTGAGGCAGGGACGCTCGCCCTTGAAGAAGTCGGTCGCTATGACGGCGATCATCTCGTACTCCTGGGAGCTTGGGAAGAATGA